From one Bacteroides intestinalis DSM 17393 genomic stretch:
- a CDS encoding glycoside hydrolase family 13 protein yields MKIRTLFLFLVLLLCQSGFAKQIVLSEKIIEYLEFESSTVPLHDTFVGLSAGYSNKKSEAIDKIEPTFWWCGMKNTRLQLMVYGLNIATYKPEINYPGVVLKEVCPMESPNYLVLYLDVKDAVPGKFQIEFIKGKRKLNCTYELKERQRSSEDKIGFNSSDVVYLLMPDRFANGDESNDSIQMRHPYEVNRKDVNARHGGDLAGIMQHLDYLDSLGVTAIWTTPVLENDMGEGSYHGYAATDYYKIDPRLGTNEDYVRLAELMHQRGMKLIMDMVFNHCGTNHPWLLDPPMHSWFNNSHKYVETNHNKTVFFDPYASDIDKLELTDGWFVPTMPDLNQRNRFVADYLIQNSIWWIEYADLDGIRQDTYVYPDPDMMVRWCKEVFEEYPNFNIVGEVMVPNNPVGTAYWQQNNIVNGKANTRLKSVMDFRLRTIAADVFHEETSWNTGLQLLFEHFAYDFCYPDINNVMRLLENHDTDRFLLEDPENLNVYKQAVTMLLTIPGIPQLYYGQELLMTGSTKKDFGYVRPDMPGGWNGDEISVFQESGRTAMQQEAFNFMKKMLHWRKGNAAISKGKMKHFMPRSNVYVYERSYNGKSILVIMNGVNKEVDLDLTFYKEVIGDRTNSKNVLTDSNVPLGKKLHLQPKEVLVLEL; encoded by the coding sequence ATGAAAATTAGAACTTTATTTTTATTTCTTGTTTTATTGTTATGTCAATCGGGATTTGCTAAACAAATAGTGTTGTCAGAAAAGATCATTGAATATCTTGAGTTTGAATCTTCTACTGTACCTTTGCATGATACCTTTGTCGGGCTTTCTGCTGGTTATTCTAACAAGAAAAGTGAGGCGATTGATAAAATAGAACCTACTTTTTGGTGGTGTGGTATGAAGAATACTCGTTTACAGTTGATGGTGTACGGATTGAATATAGCAACATATAAACCAGAAATTAATTATCCGGGAGTTGTTTTAAAGGAAGTATGTCCAATGGAAAGTCCGAACTATCTGGTTTTGTATTTAGATGTGAAAGATGCGGTGCCAGGTAAATTTCAAATAGAATTTATTAAAGGTAAACGTAAATTAAATTGTACTTATGAATTGAAAGAACGCCAGCGTAGTAGTGAAGATAAGATTGGCTTTAATTCTTCTGATGTTGTATATTTATTAATGCCGGACCGTTTTGCCAATGGTGATGAAAGCAATGACAGTATACAGATGAGGCATCCTTATGAAGTAAACCGTAAGGATGTGAATGCTCGTCATGGCGGGGATTTAGCCGGTATCATGCAACATCTTGATTATTTAGATAGTTTAGGTGTTACAGCAATCTGGACGACTCCTGTCTTGGAAAATGATATGGGTGAAGGTTCTTATCATGGTTATGCTGCAACCGATTACTATAAAATAGATCCTCGTTTGGGAACTAATGAGGATTACGTCCGTTTGGCAGAACTTATGCATCAACGTGGCATGAAACTGATAATGGATATGGTTTTTAATCATTGTGGAACCAATCATCCTTGGTTGCTCGATCCACCGATGCACAGTTGGTTTAATAATTCGCATAAATATGTTGAGACCAATCATAATAAAACTGTATTTTTTGATCCTTATGCTTCGGATATAGATAAACTGGAATTAACGGATGGGTGGTTCGTACCTACAATGCCCGATTTGAATCAGAGGAATCGTTTTGTTGCTGATTATTTGATTCAGAATTCAATTTGGTGGATTGAATATGCTGATTTGGACGGTATTCGCCAAGATACATATGTATATCCGGATCCGGATATGATGGTACGTTGGTGTAAAGAAGTTTTTGAGGAGTATCCAAATTTTAATATTGTGGGTGAAGTTATGGTTCCTAATAACCCTGTCGGTACTGCATATTGGCAGCAAAACAACATAGTAAATGGGAAAGCTAATACAAGACTGAAATCAGTGATGGATTTTCGTTTAAGGACAATAGCAGCTGACGTTTTCCATGAAGAAACATCTTGGAATACCGGTCTGCAACTTCTTTTTGAACATTTTGCTTATGATTTTTGCTATCCTGATATTAATAATGTGATGCGTCTGCTTGAGAATCATGATACGGATCGTTTTTTATTGGAAGATCCGGAAAATTTGAATGTATATAAACAGGCGGTTACCATGTTGTTGACAATTCCTGGTATTCCACAATTATATTATGGACAGGAATTATTAATGACTGGTAGTACAAAGAAAGATTTTGGATATGTACGTCCGGATATGCCGGGAGGTTGGAATGGAGATGAAATTAGTGTTTTTCAAGAAAGTGGGAGAACGGCTATGCAACAGGAAGCTTTCAATTTTATGAAAAAAATGCTGCATTGGCGTAAAGGAAATGCTGCTATATCTAAAGGCAAAATGAAGCATTTCATGCCTCGTAGCAATGTATATGTGTATGAGCGTTCTTATAATGGTAAGAGCATACTGGTTATAATGAACGGAGTTAACAAGGAAGTTGACTTGGATTTAACGTTTTATAAAGAGGTTATAGGAGATAGAACTAATTCGAAGAATGTGTTGACGGATAGTAATGTGCCATTAGGAAAAAAACTTCATTTGCAGCCAAAAGAAGTGCTTGTGCTTGAATTATGA
- a CDS encoding glycosyl hydrolase 53 family protein: protein MVKEGAFPDLIQVGNEIINGMLWPVAKVDPLGMENWDLFVKLLESGAKACREICPKAKIIIHTEKAGEWNKIKTYYNHLWQLDYDIIGLSYYSMWHKAVGVLAATLDSLAIEFPDKEVMIVEAAAYYSYENDQWAKSAYEHSEFYPITVEGQRVFTHELVAELRRHTNVTGVFWWFPEENACGNTITKGWINRGLFDNHTGKVLPAMKELHFFIQPITR, encoded by the coding sequence ATGGTGAAAGAAGGAGCGTTCCCTGACTTGATACAAGTGGGTAATGAGATAATCAATGGAATGTTATGGCCAGTAGCAAAAGTGGATCCGCTTGGAATGGAAAATTGGGATTTGTTTGTTAAACTTTTGGAGAGTGGCGCTAAGGCTTGTCGTGAAATTTGTCCCAAAGCAAAAATAATCATACATACAGAGAAAGCAGGTGAATGGAATAAAATTAAAACTTATTACAATCATTTGTGGCAACTTGATTACGATATCATTGGGCTTAGTTATTATTCTATGTGGCATAAGGCTGTAGGGGTACTTGCTGCTACGCTTGATTCTCTTGCTATAGAATTTCCGGACAAGGAGGTGATGATAGTTGAGGCTGCCGCCTACTATTCCTACGAGAATGATCAATGGGCAAAAAGTGCATATGAACACTCTGAATTCTATCCTATTACTGTCGAGGGGCAACGTGTATTTACTCATGAGCTGGTAGCTGAACTACGTCGTCATACCAATGTAACGGGAGTTTTTTGGTGGTTTCCCGAAGAAAATGCTTGTGGCAATACCATAACTAAGGGATGGATTAACCGTGGACTTTTTGATAATCATACAGGGAAGGTACTTCCAGCAATGAAAGAGCTTCATTTCTTTATACAACCGATTACTCGTTGA
- a CDS encoding SusF/SusE family outer membrane protein, with protein sequence MKKILLGMLLPVLTLVLVTSCEKDMDSNPTFHENTTGFVLNMPANAANNVLDLLTTDELTFTTSQPDYGGIPLSTNYDVEISFEDFTAEEPVYKVVTSSTSATIKVSGSRLNDAVITMFQDANEGVTYPSNEVKELYVRLHANVNGMDLGNCYSNVIKIQVIATYQAPSITLPEDLYVCGSSIGAAWTTWRPMALINGMAGNFFTIVYLPNDAEFKWGTYPQQWLGHADFKTIDDQAGADISDNGGNVKVKNGGWYTLYIKGKINGEAIDYTLTLYPAQLFITGDPNGGFTPGTPSTPMVAPADNSGQWVSAEFVSGGELRAYAQVGEFDWWKTEFTLLDGKVFWRENANIASNWNTDMGSEYSVNAGAGQKLYLTVGSTEDGLDTGEVK encoded by the coding sequence ATGAAAAAGATACTGCTGGGAATGTTGCTACCCGTTCTTACTTTGGTGTTGGTCACCTCATGTGAGAAGGATATGGATAGCAATCCTACATTCCACGAAAATACTACAGGATTTGTATTGAATATGCCTGCCAACGCAGCCAATAATGTATTGGATTTGCTGACTACTGATGAACTCACTTTTACCACCAGCCAACCTGATTACGGTGGCATACCTTTGAGTACTAACTACGATGTGGAGATTTCTTTTGAAGATTTTACAGCAGAAGAACCTGTGTATAAAGTTGTGACAAGCTCTACTTCTGCTACCATTAAAGTATCTGGTAGTAGATTGAATGATGCTGTAATTACTATGTTTCAGGATGCTAATGAAGGCGTGACATATCCTTCTAATGAAGTGAAAGAACTCTATGTACGTCTACATGCTAACGTTAATGGTATGGACTTGGGGAATTGCTACTCTAATGTTATTAAGATTCAGGTGATAGCTACTTATCAGGCTCCGAGTATAACGTTGCCCGAAGATCTCTATGTATGCGGTTCGAGCATTGGTGCTGCTTGGACAACTTGGAGACCAATGGCACTTATTAATGGTATGGCTGGTAACTTCTTTACGATAGTTTATCTTCCTAACGACGCCGAATTCAAGTGGGGAACTTATCCTCAACAATGGTTGGGTCATGCTGATTTTAAAACTATTGATGATCAAGCAGGTGCAGATATTTCTGATAATGGTGGCAATGTGAAAGTAAAAAATGGTGGCTGGTATACGCTCTATATTAAGGGTAAGATTAATGGTGAAGCTATTGACTACACGCTGACTCTTTATCCGGCACAACTCTTTATTACTGGTGATCCTAATGGAGGATTTACTCCTGGTACTCCTTCTACTCCGATGGTTGCTCCCGCAGATAACAGTGGTCAGTGGGTATCTGCTGAATTTGTATCAGGAGGTGAGTTACGTGCTTATGCTCAAGTAGGTGAGTTTGACTGGTGGAAAACAGAGTTTACGCTTTTGGATGGCAAGGTTTTCTGGCGTGAGAATGCCAATATAGCCAGCAACTGGAACACTGATATGGGATCCGAATATAGTGTAAATGCCGGAGCAGGACAAAAGCTCTATCTTACTGTAGGTTCTACTGAAGATGGCTTAGATACGGGTGAGGTGAAATAA
- a CDS encoding Outer membrane protein SusF domain-containing protein, producing MKKNQILAGLFLAGITLGACTDDYTDWANPQSNSPEEAAAKYEISFAAGADAVIDMDKFYSTIEEEAQKTDSVEIAALSSSNSEVASIKVNSININGVTINAAFKTGNIVKVNTLELDSVVRDAFFSRAHVERVLDVNMNLAVKLRNGEAVNISGTSQAKLTPITTPEVCADGYALIGDFVEVGDYWDPEHPVIMKAVEGKEGIYQATIETKVAGSNWFKIYESYDIAGGWDAANAGQIGCRVNGDDKTENFAVWTGDVYNVETPTITGKGHFVITFDAVNYTYSVTPATAYLYMAGAANGWKQIDAMASPEYNNVYKGYMYLNQEGFKFCSEENWNGTNYGADFSTAADAANIMMTEEAGFYQVVVDLNEKTYTLTPIAIGIIGPATPSGWDADTDMELAEYTEEGKGTVHYWTITTELKADELKFRANDAWDISWGGTRENLTTNNGANLKIETAGTYTINLYPLCEGKSYCTIEAVN from the coding sequence ATGAAGAAAAATCAAATACTCGCAGGTCTATTCCTCGCCGGAATAACCTTAGGTGCTTGTACGGATGACTATACGGATTGGGCTAACCCCCAATCCAATTCTCCCGAAGAGGCTGCTGCTAAATATGAAATTAGTTTCGCTGCAGGTGCTGATGCGGTCATAGATATGGATAAGTTTTACAGTACTATTGAAGAGGAAGCACAAAAGACTGATTCTGTGGAAATAGCTGCTCTATCTTCATCGAATTCCGAGGTGGCTTCAATCAAGGTGAACAGTATAAATATCAATGGGGTAACCATCAATGCTGCATTCAAGACAGGGAATATAGTGAAGGTGAATACTCTTGAACTTGATTCTGTGGTTCGCGATGCTTTTTTCAGCCGTGCCCATGTAGAGCGTGTGCTGGATGTGAATATGAATCTTGCCGTTAAATTGAGAAATGGTGAAGCGGTAAACATCTCGGGCACTTCTCAAGCCAAACTTACTCCGATAACTACCCCGGAAGTTTGTGCTGACGGATATGCGTTGATAGGTGATTTTGTTGAAGTGGGCGACTATTGGGATCCTGAACATCCCGTCATTATGAAGGCCGTTGAAGGTAAAGAAGGGATTTATCAAGCTACGATAGAAACTAAGGTTGCAGGTTCTAACTGGTTTAAGATCTATGAATCTTATGATATAGCTGGCGGTTGGGATGCTGCTAATGCCGGGCAGATTGGTTGCCGTGTAAATGGTGACGACAAAACTGAAAACTTTGCTGTTTGGACGGGTGATGTATATAATGTGGAAACTCCTACAATTACAGGAAAAGGGCATTTTGTCATTACATTTGATGCTGTCAACTACACTTATTCGGTTACTCCTGCTACTGCTTATCTCTATATGGCCGGTGCTGCAAACGGCTGGAAACAGATTGATGCAATGGCAAGTCCTGAATATAATAATGTCTATAAGGGCTATATGTATCTCAATCAAGAAGGTTTCAAATTCTGTTCAGAGGAGAATTGGAATGGTACTAACTATGGCGCAGACTTCAGTACTGCTGCTGATGCTGCCAATATTATGATGACCGAAGAGGCGGGTTTCTATCAAGTGGTTGTTGATCTGAATGAGAAGACTTATACCTTGACTCCCATTGCGATAGGTATCATTGGTCCTGCTACTCCCAGTGGTTGGGATGCCGATACGGATATGGAATTGGCAGAATACACAGAAGAAGGTAAAGGTACCGTACATTATTGGACTATCACTACCGAATTGAAAGCGGATGAGTTAAAATTCCGTGCCAATGATGCTTGGGATATTAGTTGGGGTGGCACTCGCGAAAATCTAACTACCAATAACGGTGCTAATTTGAAGATTGAAACGGCTGGTACGTATACCATCAACCTTTATCCTCTTTGTGAAGGTAAATCTTATTGTACGATTGAAGCTGTTAATTAA